A genome region from Sphingobium sp. WTD-1 includes the following:
- a CDS encoding LysR family transcriptional regulator, translated as MIDPRALRTFLAVCRANSISGGARLLNISQPSVSNAIAQLEQSVGAALFARSRSGISLTPEGEVLLRRAEAVDSLISGAEEELRLARAGVTGPLRVGGTPGALVSLLPDAVRRLEDKMGHFALHAVERPDHDLADMLHRGEIELAFVTTGLEEPPEGIEEITFAQDPFALVVGRRNDHLPAEVSLRDMMARRWVLPEARGAFRRQIDALFMAAGVPVPQDVIRCDSLLTTKAMVRNSSRLTILPMKVAAAELSIGVLRAIAIREATFQRSIGIRKLKDARLSRLGEALLDIMIHSSKL; from the coding sequence ATGATCGATCCCCGCGCGCTTCGCACCTTCCTCGCCGTCTGCCGTGCCAATTCGATCAGCGGCGGCGCGCGGCTGCTCAACATCTCCCAGCCATCGGTGTCCAATGCGATCGCGCAACTGGAACAGTCGGTCGGCGCGGCCTTGTTCGCCCGGTCGCGCAGCGGCATCAGCCTGACGCCGGAGGGCGAGGTGCTGCTGCGCCGGGCGGAGGCGGTCGACAGCCTGATCAGCGGCGCGGAGGAGGAATTGCGGCTGGCGCGTGCGGGCGTGACCGGGCCGCTGCGCGTCGGCGGCACGCCGGGCGCCCTCGTCAGCCTGCTGCCCGACGCGGTGCGCCGGCTGGAGGACAAGATGGGCCATTTCGCGCTGCATGCGGTGGAGCGGCCCGACCATGACCTGGCCGACATGCTGCACCGGGGCGAGATCGAGCTGGCCTTCGTCACCACGGGGCTGGAGGAGCCGCCCGAGGGGATCGAGGAAATCACCTTCGCGCAGGATCCCTTCGCGCTGGTGGTCGGGCGCCGCAACGACCATCTGCCGGCCGAGGTGTCGCTGCGCGACATGATGGCCAGGCGCTGGGTGCTGCCGGAGGCGCGCGGCGCCTTCCGCCGGCAGATCGACGCGCTGTTCATGGCGGCGGGCGTGCCGGTGCCGCAGGACGTGATCCGGTGCGACTCCCTGCTGACGACCAAGGCCATGGTGCGGAACAGCAGCCGGCTGACCATCCTGCCGATGAAGGTGGCGGCGGCCGAACTGTCGATCGGCGTGCTGCGCGCGATCGCCATTCGCGAAGCGACCTTCCAGCGCAGCATCGGCATCCGCAAGCTGAAGGATGCGCGCCTGTCGCGGCTGGGCGAGGCGCTGCTGGACATCATGATCCATAGCTCCAAGCTATGA
- a CDS encoding heme-binding protein: MTLSLAQARVILDAALSKARADGAQPLAVIILDAGAHPVAFAREDGASLFRFDIAKAKAAGALGMGADTRVLATRAASNPVFFQSIAAATGQMAFSPGGVLIRDADGALIGAVGISGDTGECDEACAIAGITAAGLFHGDRK, encoded by the coding sequence ATGACCCTATCGCTCGCCCAGGCCCGCGTCATCCTTGACGCCGCGCTTTCCAAGGCACGCGCCGATGGCGCGCAGCCGCTGGCCGTCATCATATTGGATGCCGGTGCCCATCCGGTCGCTTTCGCGCGCGAGGATGGCGCCAGTCTGTTCCGTTTCGACATCGCGAAGGCCAAAGCCGCCGGTGCGCTGGGGATGGGCGCGGATACGCGGGTGCTGGCCACCCGCGCCGCGTCCAACCCTGTCTTTTTCCAGAGCATCGCGGCGGCCACCGGCCAGATGGCCTTTTCGCCGGGCGGCGTGCTGATCCGCGATGCAGACGGCGCGCTGATCGGCGCGGTCGGCATCAGCGGCGACACCGGCGAATGCGACGAGGCCTGCGCCATCGCCGGCATCACGGCCGCCGGCCTCTTCCACGGAGACAGAAAATGA
- a CDS encoding bifunctional 3-(3-hydroxy-phenyl)propionate/3-hydroxycinnamic acid hydroxylase: protein MFDVAIIGCGPVGAFAANLLGKTGVSVLVIEREANPYPLPRAVHLDHEMMRLFQSAGVIDRVAPDMRDTEGHLHVGADHGVIRYMGTVGRPRPYSWSNDYFFYQPELEDHLRDALDVYPNVELSLGTAFEALAQDEDGVTLTLRSDAGEEQVRARYVIACDGARSAVRKALDIGLDDLDFEEPWLVVDAEVDGPIRFPDLWGVPQAADLQKLSVMMCDPKRPATIVPGRGNHRRWEFMLLPGEDDQAMMQPDAVAALVAPYLDGVPHQVVRAATYRFHGLIAERWRQGGVFLAGDAAHQTPPFFGQGMCHGLRDAANLAWKLELVLAGKAPETLLDSYQPERDPHVRAVISAAVGAGRYICVLDPDAAAARDHQLREAAKGAQSGTAADLIPAIATGIVATGTKGAGERFIQPRVGDRLLDDVTGDGWRLFTRQPVTGGDVTVIDVADLGDDGHVADWLDARGADAVLVRPDHYVFGTGKPADLIARRDALIAGTARQEIAA from the coding sequence ATGTTCGACGTTGCGATCATCGGCTGCGGGCCGGTGGGGGCCTTTGCGGCCAATTTACTTGGGAAAACCGGCGTCTCGGTCCTGGTGATCGAGCGTGAGGCCAACCCCTATCCCCTGCCCCGCGCGGTCCATCTGGACCATGAGATGATGCGCCTGTTCCAGTCGGCCGGCGTCATCGACCGGGTCGCCCCGGACATGCGCGATACCGAGGGGCATCTGCATGTCGGCGCCGATCATGGCGTGATCCGCTACATGGGCACGGTCGGCCGTCCCCGCCCCTATAGCTGGTCCAACGACTATTTCTTCTACCAGCCCGAACTGGAAGACCATCTGCGCGATGCGCTGGACGTCTATCCCAATGTCGAGCTGTCGCTGGGCACCGCGTTCGAGGCGCTGGCGCAGGACGAGGACGGCGTCACGCTGACGCTGCGGTCGGACGCCGGCGAGGAACAGGTGCGTGCCCGCTATGTCATCGCCTGCGACGGCGCGCGCAGCGCGGTGCGCAAGGCGCTCGACATCGGTCTCGACGATCTGGATTTCGAGGAACCCTGGCTGGTGGTTGATGCCGAGGTAGACGGCCCGATCCGCTTCCCCGACCTGTGGGGCGTGCCGCAAGCGGCCGACCTGCAGAAATTGTCGGTGATGATGTGCGATCCCAAACGTCCGGCCACCATCGTGCCGGGGCGCGGCAATCACCGTCGTTGGGAATTCATGCTGCTGCCCGGCGAAGACGACCAGGCGATGATGCAGCCAGACGCCGTGGCCGCGCTGGTAGCCCCTTATCTCGACGGCGTGCCGCACCAGGTGGTGCGCGCCGCCACCTATCGTTTCCATGGCCTGATCGCCGAGCGGTGGCGGCAGGGCGGCGTCTTCCTGGCCGGCGATGCCGCGCACCAGACGCCGCCCTTTTTCGGCCAGGGCATGTGCCATGGCCTGCGCGATGCCGCGAACCTGGCCTGGAAGCTGGAGCTGGTGCTGGCGGGCAAGGCGCCCGAAACGCTGCTCGACAGCTATCAGCCAGAGCGCGATCCCCATGTCCGCGCCGTCATCTCCGCCGCCGTGGGCGCGGGCCGCTATATCTGCGTGCTCGATCCCGACGCCGCGGCCGCGCGCGACCATCAGCTGCGCGAAGCCGCCAAGGGCGCGCAGAGCGGCACCGCCGCCGACCTGATCCCCGCCATCGCCACCGGCATCGTCGCCACCGGCACAAAGGGTGCGGGCGAGCGCTTCATCCAGCCGCGCGTCGGCGACCGGCTGCTGGACGACGTGACCGGCGATGGCTGGCGCCTGTTCACCCGCCAGCCGGTTACGGGCGGCGACGTGACCGTGATCGATGTCGCGGACCTGGGCGATGACGGCCATGTCGCCGACTGGCTCGACGCGCGCGGCGCCGACGCCGTGCTGGTCCGCCCCGACCATTATGTTTTCGGCACCGGCAAGCCCGCCGATCTCATCGCCCGGCGCGATGCGCTGATCGCCGGCACCGCCCGGCAGGAGATCGCGGCATGA
- a CDS encoding VOC family protein produces the protein MKLRSIELALPHAGEAAAFLTDIWGMAPAAREGETHYLRGSGSYPYLVALAESADAYVRSTTFVCTAERLEQLKRSVTAAGLPATPTVSDDPGGGHGIIVELAEGELLRFLVDAEEVAPIAGADLPVKLTHVVFNSADAEATGHLVEDALGFRVSDRTKGMVFVRCNDSHHSTAFARAGFSSLNHIAFEMADMDAVMRGIGRLRDHGMVPAWGPGRHGPGANVFAYFIAPFGPVIEFSTAVEKVAEDYQAGAPEDWTWPEGRIDQWGMSDKDFAGLRAAEEKFRHRRDWDAQSLDLINEEQA, from the coding sequence ATGAAGCTGCGCAGCATCGAACTGGCGCTGCCCCATGCGGGTGAGGCTGCCGCCTTCCTGACCGACATCTGGGGCATGGCCCCGGCAGCGCGAGAAGGCGAGACCCATTATCTGCGCGGGTCGGGCAGCTATCCCTATCTGGTCGCGCTGGCGGAATCGGCCGACGCCTATGTCCGCTCCACCACCTTCGTCTGCACCGCCGAGCGGCTGGAGCAGCTGAAGCGCAGCGTCACCGCCGCCGGCCTGCCCGCGACGCCGACCGTGTCGGACGATCCGGGCGGCGGCCATGGCATCATCGTCGAACTGGCCGAGGGCGAATTGCTGCGCTTCCTGGTCGACGCCGAGGAAGTCGCGCCGATCGCGGGCGCCGACCTGCCGGTAAAGCTGACCCATGTCGTCTTCAACAGCGCCGACGCGGAAGCGACCGGCCATCTGGTCGAGGACGCGCTGGGCTTTCGCGTGTCGGACCGGACCAAGGGCATGGTGTTCGTGCGCTGCAATGACTCGCACCATTCCACCGCCTTCGCCCGCGCCGGCTTTTCCAGCCTCAATCATATCGCCTTCGAAATGGCGGACATGGATGCGGTGATGCGCGGCATAGGCCGGTTGCGCGATCATGGCATGGTGCCTGCCTGGGGGCCGGGCCGCCATGGTCCGGGTGCCAATGTCTTCGCCTATTTCATCGCCCCCTTTGGTCCCGTCATCGAATTTTCGACCGCCGTGGAAAAGGTGGCCGAGGATTATCAGGCCGGCGCGCCGGAGGACTGGACCTGGCCCGAAGGCCGGATCGACCAGTGGGGCATGTCCGACAAGGATTTCGCCGGCCTGCGCGCCGCCGAAGAGAAATTCCGCCATCGCCGCGACTGGGATGCCCAATCGCTAGACCTGATCAACGAGGAACAAGCCTGA
- a CDS encoding response regulator: MTDPADPAIIHVVDDDPDLGRAVARLLGRHGYRTQAFDTPKAMLAAQADEPAHCLVTDVMMADMDGFAFAERMRAQDPAVAIIFMTAWPTTSSAVDSVRRYGGLDYLEKPIDEGRLLTAVAEGARWSRQRRGALARLAPLTPREREVLHCLAQGMSNKMVAAALSLSPKTIEDHRAAIVAKTGASSPAALIALVREASGTDR; this comes from the coding sequence ATGACTGACCCGGCCGATCCCGCCATCATCCATGTGGTCGATGACGATCCTGATCTGGGCCGGGCAGTGGCGCGGCTGCTGGGCCGGCACGGCTATCGCACCCAGGCGTTCGACACGCCCAAGGCCATGCTGGCAGCGCAAGCCGACGAGCCAGCCCATTGCCTGGTCACCGACGTGATGATGGCGGACATGGACGGCTTTGCCTTTGCCGAGCGGATGCGGGCGCAGGATCCGGCGGTGGCGATCATCTTCATGACCGCCTGGCCGACCACCAGCAGCGCGGTGGATTCGGTGCGCCGCTATGGCGGGCTCGACTATCTGGAAAAGCCGATCGACGAGGGGCGGCTGCTGACGGCGGTGGCCGAGGGCGCACGCTGGAGCCGGCAGCGGCGCGGGGCGCTGGCCCGGCTGGCGCCGCTGACCCCGCGCGAGCGCGAGGTGCTGCACTGCCTGGCCCAGGGGATGAGCAACAAGATGGTCGCCGCCGCCCTGTCGCTGAGTCCCAAGACGATCGAGGACCATCGCGCCGCGATCGTCGCCAAGACCGGCGCCAGCAGTCCCGCCGCGCTGATCGCCCTGGTGCGGGAGGCGAGCGGCACCGACCGCTAG
- a CDS encoding amidohydrolase family protein — protein MRQLIRNIAIFDGTGSAPFPGAVMIEGDRIADILRDEAAIDAAQADMVIDGQGATLMPGMVDAHTHLTWGSSVEKIYHQFILPPEELKVAAWRNARVLLDHGYTSLYSAGALGDQIEPELARAIAAGETPGPRLVPSTLERSPEGEEGVETGDVFNGRGPEAMRAFVAYCAAEGVKSLKLVVSGEDALKPGSSQDILYTDAEMIAAGEAAKEAGLWIATHAYSPRAINLALEAGARILYHCSFADDAAIDAMAAKKDAIFYAPGPGVSVAALEANPPPHINMASMKASAAERLELEKTLVPKLKARGVRVLPGGDYGFPFNPHGRNARDLEHFVTYYGFTPAEALHAATTLGGELMDLPVGQVKLGYLADLLLVEGNPTKDVRLLQDAANIKMIMLGGRMHKSPVPEPLTV, from the coding sequence GTGCGGCAGCTGATCCGCAATATTGCGATTTTCGACGGGACCGGCAGTGCGCCCTTCCCCGGCGCGGTCATGATCGAGGGCGATCGCATCGCCGACATTCTGCGCGACGAAGCCGCGATCGATGCGGCACAGGCCGACATGGTGATCGACGGCCAGGGCGCGACGCTGATGCCCGGCATGGTCGATGCCCATACCCATCTGACCTGGGGCAGTTCGGTCGAGAAAATCTATCATCAGTTCATCCTGCCGCCCGAGGAGCTGAAGGTCGCCGCCTGGCGCAATGCCCGTGTGCTGCTCGACCATGGCTATACCAGCCTCTATTCGGCCGGCGCGCTGGGCGATCAGATCGAGCCGGAACTGGCCCGCGCCATCGCCGCCGGCGAAACGCCCGGCCCGCGGCTGGTGCCCTCCACACTGGAGCGCAGCCCGGAAGGCGAGGAAGGGGTCGAAACCGGCGATGTGTTCAACGGGCGGGGGCCCGAAGCGATGCGCGCCTTCGTCGCCTATTGCGCGGCGGAGGGCGTCAAGTCTCTGAAGCTGGTGGTTTCGGGCGAAGATGCGCTCAAGCCCGGATCGTCGCAGGACATACTCTACACCGACGCGGAAATGATCGCGGCCGGCGAAGCGGCAAAGGAGGCGGGCCTGTGGATCGCCACCCATGCCTATAGCCCCCGCGCCATCAATCTGGCGCTCGAAGCGGGTGCCCGCATCCTCTATCATTGCTCCTTTGCCGATGACGCGGCGATCGACGCCATGGCGGCAAAGAAGGACGCCATCTTCTACGCCCCCGGCCCCGGCGTCTCCGTCGCCGCGCTGGAGGCCAATCCGCCGCCCCATATCAATATGGCGTCGATGAAGGCGAGCGCGGCCGAGCGGCTGGAACTGGAAAAGACATTGGTGCCCAAATTGAAGGCGCGCGGCGTGCGCGTGCTGCCCGGCGGCGACTATGGCTTCCCCTTCAACCCCCATGGCCGCAACGCCCGCGACCTGGAGCATTTCGTCACCTATTATGGCTTCACCCCGGCCGAGGCGCTGCATGCCGCCACGACGCTGGGCGGCGAGTTGATGGACCTGCCGGTCGGTCAGGTGAAGCTTGGCTATCTCGCCGACCTGCTGCTGGTCGAGGGTAATCCGACGAAGGACGTCCGCTTGCTGCAGGATGCGGCCAATATCAAGATGATCATGCTAGGCGGGCGGATGCATAAATCCCCCGTGCCCGAGCCCCTGACGGTCTGA